From Candidatus Kryptonium sp., the proteins below share one genomic window:
- a CDS encoding MjaI family restriction endonuclease, whose product MAKEWILNITMNRWGLNKKDSVVPVSAWIRECSPRSKEDWEKFYINKLSEFLEKKGINLSPTEYLVGLGKKLYVKISEVIRAEIEDVTEEDCINFVYQVVIDRTFEGYQTERETIYRQLQNALGVSIQPAPDEWDRLYNVDFYIHIGDKFIGLQIKPITFEHAPEYEIKWKEVYRESHQKFEEEFGGKVFTVLSVKEGELRRIYNEEVIEQIKSEIKRLKNK is encoded by the coding sequence ATGGCTAAGGAATGGATTTTAAATATAACAATGAATAGATGGGGGTTAAATAAAAAAGATAGTGTTGTACCTGTGTCAGCGTGGATAAGAGAATGTTCACCAAGGTCTAAAGAGGATTGGGAAAAATTTTACATAAATAAGCTTTCGGAGTTTTTGGAAAAGAAAGGAATAAATTTATCTCCAACGGAGTATCTTGTGGGTCTTGGAAAGAAACTTTATGTGAAAATTTCAGAAGTCATTAGGGCGGAGATAGAAGATGTCACCGAAGAAGATTGTATAAACTTTGTATATCAGGTTGTTATTGATAGAACTTTTGAGGGTTATCAAACAGAACGAGAGACAATTTATAGGCAATTACAAAATGCGTTGGGAGTTTCAATACAACCTGCGCCCGATGAATGGGACAGATTATATAATGTTGACTTTTATATTCATATAGGGGATAAATTCATAGGTTTACAAATTAAGCCAATCACCTTTGAGCACGCTCCGGAGTATGAAATAAAGTGGAAAGAGGTTTACAGGGAAAGTCACCAAAAATTTGAGGAAGAATTTGGAGGAAAGGTCTTTACAGTGTTATCTGTTAAAGAGGGGGAATTGCGAAGGATTTACAATGAGGAAGTTATTGAACAGATTAAAAGTGAAATTAAGCGCCTGAAAAATAAATGA
- a CDS encoding ATP-binding cassette domain-containing protein — protein sequence MLKVENLKKAFSNIVAVDGVSFEVKRGEIFGLLGPNGAGKTTTIRMILDIIKPDYGTIKFDGVEINDEIKSKIGYLPEERGLYRKTKVLETILYFAELKGVEKKTALERARYWLKRFGLIDRVNSKIEELSKGNQQKVQIIISILHDPEIVILDEPFAGLDPVNQELFKQVLLELKDKNKVIIFSTHQMDQVEKLCDSICLINKGKPLLFGPLAEVKSRFGRNTIHVEFEGNGEILKNINGIKKVNLYSNYAELTLMENVNSGDILRELINVVNLKKFEIKEPSLHSIFIDAVSRGMSQN from the coding sequence ATGCTTAAAGTTGAGAACTTAAAAAAGGCATTTTCAAACATCGTTGCTGTTGATGGGGTTTCATTTGAGGTCAAGCGTGGTGAAATTTTCGGGCTTCTTGGTCCAAATGGAGCTGGGAAAACCACAACTATTAGAATGATACTTGACATAATTAAACCTGATTATGGAACTATAAAGTTTGATGGTGTTGAAATTAATGATGAAATTAAAAGCAAAATTGGATATCTGCCTGAAGAGCGAGGGCTTTATAGAAAAACAAAAGTTCTTGAAACGATTCTTTACTTTGCGGAATTGAAAGGGGTTGAAAAGAAAACAGCACTTGAAAGAGCAAGATATTGGCTTAAAAGATTTGGCTTGATTGATAGAGTAAACAGTAAAATTGAAGAGCTATCAAAGGGAAATCAACAAAAAGTCCAAATTATAATTTCAATTCTTCATGATCCCGAGATAGTAATACTTGACGAACCTTTTGCAGGTCTTGACCCAGTTAATCAAGAATTGTTTAAACAAGTTCTACTTGAGTTGAAAGATAAAAACAAGGTAATTATTTTCTCAACTCATCAAATGGATCAGGTTGAAAAACTGTGCGATTCAATTTGCCTTATAAATAAAGGAAAACCACTTCTTTTTGGTCCTCTTGCTGAGGTTAAGAGTAGATTTGGAAGAAATACAATTCATGTTGAGTTTGAGGGGAACGGGGAAATTTTAAAAAACATTAATGGGATAAAGAAGGTAAATTTGTATTCAAACTACGCTGAGCTAACATTGATGGAAAATGTGAATTCAGGTGATATTTTAAGAGAATTGATAAATGTTGTGAATTTGAAAAAATTTGAGATAAAAGAACCGTCTCTTCATTCAATCTTTATTGATGCGGTTAGTCGTGGTATGTCTCAAAATTGA
- the htpX gene encoding zinc metalloprotease HtpX: protein MNNTLKTVFLMTLMTVLLLAVGSAIGGQSGLVIAFIISLLMNFFAYWFSDKIVLAMYGARQVTEAEAPRLYSMVRRLATKAGLPMPKVYIIPSLTPNAFATGRNPKNAAVAVTEGIMRILNEDELEGVLGHELAHIKHRDILTATIVATMVGTITFLARMAQWSFFFLGGSRDRENNTNWIAELVLIILAPIAAVLIQLAISRAREFAADEGGARISGKPLSLASALKKLENAAEAIPMEEARPETAHLFIVNPLRGEGILKLFSTHPPIKERVARLEKLARAMGVYY from the coding sequence ATGAACAACACTTTGAAAACGGTTTTCCTGATGACATTGATGACGGTTCTTTTGCTTGCAGTTGGAAGTGCGATAGGTGGACAATCAGGACTTGTGATCGCATTTATAATTTCATTATTAATGAATTTCTTCGCTTATTGGTTCTCTGATAAAATTGTCCTCGCTATGTATGGTGCAAGACAGGTAACCGAAGCTGAGGCACCGAGGTTATATTCAATGGTTCGTCGTCTTGCGACTAAAGCAGGCTTGCCAATGCCTAAAGTTTATATCATACCGAGCTTGACCCCGAACGCATTTGCAACAGGCAGGAATCCCAAAAATGCTGCGGTTGCAGTAACAGAAGGTATTATGAGAATTCTAAACGAAGATGAACTTGAAGGTGTATTAGGGCATGAGCTCGCACATATTAAACATAGAGATATTTTAACTGCGACAATAGTTGCAACGATGGTTGGAACTATAACTTTTCTTGCTCGTATGGCACAATGGTCTTTCTTCTTTTTAGGTGGAAGCAGAGATAGAGAGAATAATACGAATTGGATTGCTGAGCTTGTTTTGATAATCCTTGCTCCGATAGCTGCTGTTTTAATTCAGCTTGCTATTTCAAGGGCAAGGGAATTTGCAGCGGATGAAGGAGGTGCAAGGATTTCTGGCAAGCCGTTATCACTTGCAAGCGCATTGAAGAAACTTGAGAACGCTGCTGAGGCCATACCAATGGAGGAAGCGAGACCGGAAACAGCACACTTGTTTATAGTTAATCCGTTGCGTGGTGAAGGTATACTTAAATTATTCTCAACGCATCCGCCAATTAAAGAGAGAGTTGCACGGCTTGAGAAGCTTGCGCGAGCGATGGGAGTTTACTATTAA
- a CDS encoding Glu/Leu/Phe/Val dehydrogenase: protein MSYKEPAPIPDIENPFESMMQRFDKAAEILQLEKGVYEFLKTPALQVIVSIPIQMDDGRIEVFEGYRVIHNYALGPAKGGIRYAPDVTLDEVKALAAWMTWKCAVMDIPFGGAKGAVKCDPRKLTKIELEKITRRYTANLLDIIGPDKDIPAPDLNTDEQIMAWIMDTYSMHVRRTERAVVTGKPLILGGSPGRREATGRGVMIATLAAMKKLNLDPKKSTAVIQGFGNVGSVSAKLLSEQGLKIIAISDITGGYYNKKGIDVEKAIQYVQNNPDRTLEGFDGGEKITNEELLELECDVLIPAAREDQITKYNAPRIKAKLIVEGANGPTTASADPILEEKGILVVPDIVANAGGVTVSYFEWVQDRMGFYWTIDMVNERLEQMMLSAFENVYNTAKLYGISLRLGAYVLAVDKVAKTLKLRGIYG, encoded by the coding sequence ATGTCATACAAAGAACCCGCACCTATCCCAGATATTGAGAATCCATTTGAGTCAATGATGCAAAGATTTGACAAAGCAGCTGAGATCCTCCAGCTTGAGAAAGGGGTTTATGAATTTCTAAAAACCCCGGCTTTACAAGTTATTGTTTCAATACCAATTCAAATGGATGATGGAAGAATTGAAGTTTTTGAAGGTTATCGCGTCATTCATAACTATGCTCTCGGACCCGCAAAAGGTGGAATAAGATATGCTCCAGATGTCACGCTTGATGAAGTCAAAGCACTTGCAGCGTGGATGACATGGAAATGTGCTGTAATGGACATACCGTTTGGAGGAGCAAAGGGAGCTGTCAAATGCGATCCAAGAAAATTAACAAAAATTGAATTGGAAAAAATAACACGCAGATATACAGCAAATCTTCTTGATATTATCGGACCAGATAAAGACATACCAGCACCTGATCTTAACACTGATGAACAGATAATGGCTTGGATAATGGATACATATAGCATGCATGTCAGAAGAACAGAAAGAGCGGTTGTTACTGGAAAACCTCTCATACTTGGCGGTTCACCAGGTAGGCGTGAAGCAACAGGACGGGGCGTTATGATCGCAACGCTTGCAGCAATGAAAAAACTGAATCTAGATCCGAAAAAATCAACCGCTGTTATTCAAGGTTTTGGAAATGTTGGCTCCGTTTCAGCAAAACTACTTTCTGAACAAGGGCTCAAAATTATCGCTATAAGTGATATAACAGGAGGATATTACAATAAAAAAGGAATTGATGTTGAAAAGGCAATTCAATATGTGCAGAATAACCCAGATAGAACACTTGAAGGTTTTGATGGTGGTGAAAAAATTACAAATGAAGAACTACTTGAACTTGAGTGTGATGTTTTAATTCCAGCTGCGCGTGAAGATCAAATAACTAAATATAATGCTCCAAGAATAAAAGCTAAGTTAATAGTTGAAGGTGCAAACGGTCCAACTACCGCAAGCGCTGATCCAATCCTTGAGGAAAAAGGTATACTCGTTGTTCCAGATATAGTTGCAAATGCCGGTGGAGTTACAGTTTCGTATTTTGAATGGGTGCAAGATAGAATGGGATTCTACTGGACAATTGATATGGTTAATGAGCGACTTGAACAAATGATGCTTTCAGCGTTTGAAAATGTTTATAATACAGCAAAATTGTATGGTATCTCACTACGACTTGGCGCATATGTTCTTGCGGTTGATAAAGTTGCCAAAACTTTGAAACTCCGTGGAATTTATGGATGA
- the bamD gene encoding outer membrane protein assembly factor BamD, which translates to MSKFKIILLLIIPFAVLILGCSSSKEIANLSAEDRFEIGKDKFDRKKYLDAIEDFKYILIQYPGSAVADDAQFYLAECYYNRGEYLLASSEYENLIRGYPSSEYVPVSRYKLGLCYYNLSPKSELDQTYTYKAIDALQGFIEYHPTNEYVQDAERKMIELVNKLAKRDYETGLFYMRREFYKAAMIYFDSVIEKYPDSDYLEKAYASKIECLLKREDYTEAIRIAEEFERKFPSSELIDKVRRIKEEAKSHVGKELQTGR; encoded by the coding sequence ATGTCAAAATTCAAAATTATTTTACTGCTAATTATACCCTTCGCTGTTCTGATTTTAGGTTGCTCGTCATCAAAAGAGATCGCGAACCTGTCAGCTGAGGACAGATTTGAAATAGGTAAGGACAAATTTGATAGGAAGAAATATCTTGATGCAATTGAAGATTTCAAGTATATCCTGATTCAATATCCTGGGAGCGCAGTTGCGGACGATGCCCAGTTTTATCTTGCGGAGTGTTATTACAATCGGGGTGAATATCTACTTGCCTCGTCCGAGTACGAAAATCTCATAAGGGGTTATCCATCAAGTGAATATGTTCCAGTGTCAAGATATAAGCTTGGCCTTTGTTACTATAATCTTTCTCCTAAATCAGAACTTGATCAAACATATACATATAAAGCAATAGATGCGCTTCAAGGATTTATTGAGTATCATCCGACAAACGAATATGTTCAAGATGCGGAGAGAAAAATGATTGAACTTGTAAATAAACTTGCAAAAAGAGATTACGAAACTGGCTTGTTCTATATGCGAAGGGAGTTTTACAAAGCGGCTATGATCTACTTTGATTCTGTCATTGAAAAATATCCCGATTCAGATTACCTTGAAAAGGCATATGCTAGTAAAATTGAATGTTTATTGAAAAGAGAAGATTATACCGAGGCAATAAGAATTGCTGAGGAATTTGAACGAAAGTTCCCATCAAGCGAGCTTATTGATAAGGTCAGGAGAATAAAGGAAGAGGCGAAATCACATGTTGGAAAAGAATTACAAACAGGAAGATAA
- a CDS encoding acyl-CoA thioesterase, which produces MTELILPSDANPFGFLLGGRLMHWIDICAAMSAMKHAGKVVVTASVDELNFLCPIKIGEVVILKASVNRVFRTSMEVGVKVFAMNPLTGELRHANSAYLTFVAIDETGKPVPVPPILPETEEEIRRYEEALIRREQRLKHKEELKNARKQRVENQ; this is translated from the coding sequence ATGACGGAGCTCATTTTGCCAAGCGATGCAAATCCGTTTGGATTTTTGTTAGGTGGAAGGTTAATGCATTGGATTGATATCTGTGCAGCAATGTCTGCGATGAAACACGCAGGCAAAGTTGTTGTAACCGCAAGCGTGGATGAGCTGAATTTTCTCTGTCCAATAAAAATTGGAGAAGTCGTCATCTTAAAAGCGTCCGTTAATCGTGTGTTCAGAACTTCAATGGAGGTTGGGGTGAAAGTTTTTGCGATGAATCCGCTCACTGGCGAGTTAAGGCATGCTAATTCTGCTTATTTAACATTTGTAGCAATAGACGAAACGGGAAAACCTGTCCCAGTGCCTCCGATACTTCCCGAGACGGAAGAAGAAATAAGAAGGTATGAGGAAGCACTTATAAGACGAGAACAAAGATTGAAGCACAAAGAAGAACTTAAAAATGCCCGAAAACAAAGAGTTGAAAATCAATAG
- a CDS encoding VCBS repeat-containing protein, with product MPENKELKINRFFLYLFAFYIEILISQNKPFPVFFISEIPLPEGASAFSVGNLNSDNFRDIVAISRRAITCLENNQKREFNFYYSIPIREKPSDVKLEDIDNDGESEIIVVYRANSTIEIFKKDTLGFKKFTSFETGIYPDMLMCSDIDLNGYADLITVGKIMLGITVNYQMAPYEFSTPVNFLPKIPFKKVQIVDLNYDGVPDLAGIDWLNNLLVISYGRGDGRFGLAYNYKLPEEPNEFAVADLDGDGLFDYVISYYYLGEVQFHYTTQVGINSRFRFKISKPSKVSIGDFNGDGFKDVVVSNGEKLYVFFNSKTNFERYEFLSDGTAEIKCVDIDGNGRDDIIALDSVRNRLRIFYSDDKFILSRNFALAVGSSSMDLVVADFNNDGYIDFATVGDSLGLIFAYQNGGEFTVYQNQKNGLFTDVKFSSFLNTNYLFCSNYETGAVSLFRFSDEKKVSEIFKYNFDKPRQIFIGMSADKTIAIFITISDSNLILIKPKGETEFEEISIKEIDSTKVIASTVGDFNNDGYFDVAVINREGENIRLNIFVKAKGSEYIKVYSGNLNKMIKRAFLYTDDFNSDGYQDILAYYDYSETRISDGELNLFLNDGTAKFRERKRIDTHIHLSTSKLLKIGDFSGDYKKDIVVFDKFRDKIYLYAAGDKGFEKKQVYYTSGNKINAIGVADVNHDGFLDLILLNGANGGIEFLINKNGQFE from the coding sequence ATGCCCGAAAACAAAGAGTTGAAAATCAATAGATTTTTTCTCTATCTGTTTGCTTTTTACATTGAAATTTTAATATCTCAAAATAAACCTTTCCCAGTTTTTTTTATAAGTGAGATTCCGCTCCCAGAAGGCGCTTCTGCTTTTTCGGTTGGAAATTTAAATAGTGATAATTTTCGTGATATAGTTGCTATCTCTCGCCGTGCGATAACTTGTTTAGAAAATAATCAAAAAAGAGAATTTAACTTTTATTATAGCATTCCAATAAGAGAGAAGCCATCGGATGTTAAGCTTGAAGATATTGATAACGATGGCGAATCCGAAATTATAGTGGTTTACCGCGCAAACTCAACAATTGAAATTTTTAAAAAAGACACGCTTGGCTTTAAAAAGTTTACCTCTTTTGAAACAGGTATCTATCCAGATATGCTTATGTGTTCGGATATTGATTTAAACGGATATGCAGATTTGATAACAGTTGGGAAAATAATGCTCGGTATAACTGTCAATTATCAAATGGCTCCATATGAATTTTCAACGCCTGTTAATTTTCTCCCTAAGATACCTTTCAAAAAAGTGCAAATAGTTGATTTAAACTATGATGGTGTTCCAGACCTCGCTGGGATTGATTGGCTTAATAACTTGCTTGTCATCTCGTACGGTAGAGGGGATGGAAGATTCGGGTTAGCATATAACTATAAACTTCCTGAAGAGCCAAATGAGTTCGCAGTTGCTGATTTGGATGGCGATGGCTTATTTGATTATGTGATTTCTTACTATTATCTTGGTGAAGTTCAATTTCATTATACCACTCAAGTTGGGATAAATTCTCGTTTTAGATTTAAAATTTCCAAACCTTCAAAGGTTTCTATCGGCGACTTTAACGGAGATGGTTTTAAAGATGTCGTTGTCAGCAATGGTGAAAAACTTTATGTTTTTTTTAATTCCAAGACAAACTTTGAGAGATATGAATTTTTAAGTGATGGAACTGCTGAGATCAAATGCGTTGATATTGATGGAAATGGAAGAGACGATATAATTGCTCTTGACTCTGTCAGGAACAGATTAAGAATTTTCTACTCCGATGATAAATTCATATTATCCCGGAATTTTGCACTTGCTGTCGGCTCAAGTTCTATGGATCTTGTGGTCGCTGATTTTAATAATGATGGATATATTGATTTTGCCACCGTCGGAGATAGTTTGGGTTTAATCTTCGCATATCAGAATGGTGGGGAATTTACGGTGTATCAAAATCAAAAAAACGGTTTATTTACCGATGTCAAGTTTTCATCTTTTTTAAATACAAACTATCTTTTTTGTTCAAATTACGAAACTGGGGCTGTTTCCCTATTTCGCTTCAGCGATGAAAAAAAGGTGAGCGAAATTTTTAAATACAATTTTGATAAACCAAGGCAAATTTTTATCGGGATGTCTGCTGATAAAACGATCGCTATCTTTATTACCATATCTGACTCAAATCTTATTCTGATAAAACCAAAAGGGGAAACAGAGTTTGAAGAAATTAGCATAAAAGAAATTGACAGCACTAAAGTAATTGCTTCAACGGTTGGCGATTTTAATAACGATGGATATTTTGATGTCGCAGTTATAAATCGTGAAGGTGAAAATATCCGATTAAATATATTTGTCAAGGCGAAGGGTAGCGAATATATCAAAGTTTACTCTGGAAATTTAAACAAAATGATAAAGCGTGCTTTTCTTTACACTGACGATTTCAATAGCGATGGTTATCAAGATATACTTGCCTATTACGATTATTCTGAAACAAGAATTTCCGATGGCGAACTAAATCTCTTTCTAAACGATGGAACAGCGAAGTTCAGGGAAAGAAAAAGGATTGATACGCATATCCATCTTTCTACAAGCAAACTTTTGAAGATCGGTGATTTTTCTGGTGATTATAAGAAAGATATCGTCGTTTTTGACAAATTTAGAGATAAAATCTACCTCTATGCGGCTGGTGATAAAGGTTTTGAAAAGAAACAAGTATATTATACATCAGGAAATAAAATCAATGCAATCGGTGTTGCCGATGTTAATCATGATGGATTTCTTGATTTGATTTTACTTAACGGAGCAAATGGAGGAATTGAATTTTTAATAAACAAAAATGGTCAGTTTGAATGA
- a CDS encoding ABC transporter ATP-binding protein: MEFKLIGKDIRKNFGRLLVFDSVNFELGIGSSLAIAGRNGSGKSTLVKIIAGLLSPSSGEVIYQIDGKKIDKLEWFKYVGFVAPYLQLYDEFTGYENIEILAKIRGLRNYKEKINEVLELVNLYSRRNDLVRGYSSGMKQRLKYACALLHEPMVLILDEPTSNLDSEGVEMVWALAEKQKKKGILIVATNEPEELQMCDDVVNLDELKQKVKNQIVR, from the coding sequence GTGGAATTTAAATTAATAGGTAAGGACATAAGAAAAAATTTTGGTCGCTTGCTCGTTTTTGATTCAGTTAATTTTGAACTTGGTATAGGCTCATCACTTGCCATTGCTGGGAGAAACGGTTCTGGCAAGTCAACGCTTGTTAAGATAATTGCTGGACTTTTAAGCCCAAGCTCTGGCGAGGTAATTTATCAAATTGATGGAAAGAAAATTGATAAACTTGAATGGTTTAAGTATGTTGGATTTGTTGCTCCATATCTTCAACTATATGACGAATTTACGGGTTATGAAAATATTGAAATACTTGCAAAGATAAGAGGTTTAAGAAACTACAAGGAAAAGATAAATGAGGTTTTAGAACTTGTAAATTTGTATTCTCGTCGTAATGATCTTGTTCGCGGTTATTCATCAGGAATGAAACAGCGTTTAAAATACGCCTGTGCACTTCTTCACGAGCCGATGGTTTTGATACTTGATGAACCTACTTCAAACCTTGACTCAGAAGGTGTTGAGATGGTGTGGGCATTAGCAGAGAAACAAAAGAAAAAGGGAATTCTGATCGTTGCCACAAATGAACCAGAAGAACTGCAAATGTGTGATGATGTTGTAAATCTTGATGAATTAAAACAAAAAGTGAAAAATCAAATTGTTAGGTAG
- a CDS encoding heme exporter protein CcmB gives MKDLKSELRTRYALNALIMFVVVTISMLLFATAGEVLSAELLSGLLWVVIFFSAMSGLSRTFVSEEDRGTVIFLQLSARPSVVYFGKLLFNLVLIFGINFFVVVAYLLTMENFKVRSFDVFLVALILGGMGLASTSTIIAAIIAKANTKGTLYPVLSFPILLPLLITAINMTQLSIEGASLAETTGHLRILFSYFFVVIIASYLLFDYIWKE, from the coding sequence TTGAAAGATTTAAAGTCGGAGCTCAGAACAAGATATGCTTTAAATGCTTTAATCATGTTCGTCGTGGTCACGATTTCAATGCTTCTGTTTGCCACCGCTGGTGAAGTTTTGAGCGCTGAATTGCTTTCGGGATTGCTTTGGGTTGTCATATTTTTCTCTGCGATGTCCGGGCTTTCAAGGACATTTGTAAGTGAGGAGGATAGAGGAACTGTTATTTTCCTTCAACTTTCAGCACGACCAAGCGTTGTGTATTTTGGTAAATTGCTTTTTAATCTCGTTTTGATTTTTGGGATCAATTTTTTCGTTGTTGTGGCTTATCTTTTAACTATGGAAAATTTCAAGGTTAGAAGTTTTGATGTTTTTCTTGTTGCTTTGATCCTCGGAGGCATGGGGCTTGCTTCAACATCAACTATAATTGCAGCAATAATTGCAAAGGCAAATACGAAAGGAACACTTTATCCAGTGCTCTCTTTTCCGATCCTTTTGCCACTTCTAATTACAGCGATAAATATGACACAGCTTTCAATTGAGGGTGCAAGTCTTGCAGAGACGACGGGACACTTAAGGATTTTGTTTTCTTATTTTTTTGTTGTTATAATTGCGTCATATCTTTTATTTGACTATATCTGGAAGGAATAA
- a CDS encoding cytochrome c biogenesis protein — MKINDDKKHRAKNLMLIWKILLGLYIAIITVLAFVIPIGFIPGLGERARIIFLHVPSAWLSVIAFFVSMIYGIRYLRTRNIFEDVKSASSAEIGFLFCLITTVTGAIWAKFNWGSFWNWDPRQTSIFVLLLIYGAYFVLRSAIEIEERKATLSAVYSIIAFVTVPFFIFIMPRMMPGLHPGSKGDPEGAGPVLTFKMDPNMRILFFASLIGFTLLYLWIFKLRSKTEVLKIKIENKLYQEVQN; from the coding sequence TTGAAAATAAATGACGATAAAAAACATAGAGCGAAAAATTTGATGCTAATTTGGAAAATCCTGTTAGGTTTATATATTGCGATAATAACGGTTCTTGCGTTCGTTATTCCTATCGGGTTTATTCCTGGGCTTGGGGAAAGAGCGAGGATAATTTTTTTGCATGTCCCATCGGCATGGTTGAGTGTTATTGCTTTTTTCGTATCAATGATTTATGGAATTCGTTATCTTAGGACAAGAAATATATTTGAAGATGTTAAGTCAGCGTCCTCGGCAGAAATTGGATTTTTATTTTGTCTTATTACAACTGTAACTGGTGCTATTTGGGCGAAATTTAACTGGGGTTCTTTTTGGAATTGGGATCCTCGTCAGACATCAATTTTTGTTCTTCTCTTGATCTATGGTGCGTATTTTGTTTTAAGATCAGCGATTGAAATTGAGGAAAGAAAAGCAACTCTTTCTGCGGTTTATTCAATAATTGCTTTCGTCACTGTTCCGTTTTTCATTTTCATAATGCCAAGAATGATGCCGGGATTGCATCCAGGTTCAAAAGGGGATCCTGAAGGTGCAGGTCCTGTTTTGACTTTTAAGATGGATCCAAATATGAGAATTCTCTTCTTTGCTTCTTTAATTGGTTTTACGCTTTTATATCTTTGGATCTTTAAACTTCGCTCAAAAACGGAGGTTTTGAAAATCAAAATTGAAAACAAACTGTATCAGGAGGTTCAAAATTGA
- a CDS encoding CcmD family protein, which produces MSVYEFLEKNSIYLVLIIALIVWLSVFVYLIRVDVKLKKLEDEFSKIENQGGG; this is translated from the coding sequence TTGAGCGTATATGAATTTCTTGAAAAGAACTCTATTTACCTTGTTTTAATCATTGCGTTGATCGTTTGGCTTTCGGTGTTTGTTTATCTAATAAGGGTTGATGTTAAATTGAAAAAGCTTGAAGATGAGTTCTCAAAGATTGAAAACCAAGGAGGAGGTTGA
- a CDS encoding cytochrome c maturation protein CcmE, whose protein sequence is MRLKVIIGSILIIGFIIFGAYSFIESNVKYATIEEAKKTTKKVQIVGEWVRDRESYYDTRRHQFIFYLKDDNGDIVKVVHQGAKPNNFEIASHVVVKGRYVNGIFESQEILTKCPSKYQSADALKQYQN, encoded by the coding sequence ATGAGGTTGAAAGTTATAATTGGCTCAATTCTCATCATCGGCTTTATAATTTTCGGAGCTTATTCCTTCATTGAAAGTAATGTTAAATACGCAACAATAGAGGAAGCAAAAAAGACAACTAAAAAAGTTCAAATAGTCGGCGAGTGGGTAAGAGACAGGGAAAGCTATTATGATACGAGAAGGCATCAGTTTATCTTTTATCTCAAAGATGACAATGGTGATATTGTAAAAGTTGTTCATCAAGGAGCGAAGCCAAATAATTTTGAAATTGCTTCTCATGTTGTTGTTAAAGGTCGTTATGTTAATGGGATTTTTGAATCGCAGGAGATTTTGACAAAATGCCCATCTAAATATCAATCTGCCGACGCGCTGAAACAATATCAAAACTAA